From the genome of Perca fluviatilis chromosome 1, GENO_Pfluv_1.0, whole genome shotgun sequence, one region includes:
- the LOC120566963 gene encoding CD209 antigen-like protein E, whose translation MARFVHGEQSEITTDYINQRDASARSSGQDRRVTAAVPGRKLYRLVAVSFGLLCVLQAALNISLRLYSKTADIGVCCTNLTCELKRELFNFDHYFQQGWVYFHPSFYYISSNKKSWQESRADCLQRGADLVIINSKEEQDFTRKFHKLTWIGLTDRETKGTWKWVDGTPLNKSYWKPGEPNDFEGKNEDCVEIRFHDLENSWNDIPCGDQNFWICEKRIAL comes from the exons ATGGCGAGGTTTGTCCATGGAGAGCAATCTGAGATCACTACGGACTATATAAATCAACGTGATGCATCAGCAAGAAGTTCTGGCCAGGACAGGCGTGTGACTGCTGCTGTACCTG GGAGAAAACTGTATAGACTGGTTGCTGTGAGCTTTGGACTCCTGTGTGTCCTACAAGCCGCTCTCAACATTTCCCTACGTCTCT ACAGTAAGACAGCAGATATAGGGGTCTGTTGCACAAACCTGACTTGTGAGCTGAAGAGAGAACTGTTTAACTTTG ATCACTATTTCCAACAAGGATGGGTGTATTTCCATCCCAGTTTCTATTACATTTCTTCCAACAAGAAATCCTGGCAGGAGAGCAGAGCTGACTGTCTGCAGAGAGGTGCAGACCTGGTGATTATAAACAGCAAAGAAGAGCAg GATTTCACAAGAAAATTCCACAAGCTCACATGGATtggactgactgacagagaAACCAAAGGGACGTGGAAATGGGTGGATGGCACTCCGCTGAACAAAAG CTACTGGAAACCTGGGGAGCCAAACGATTTTGAAGGCAAAAATGAAGACTGTGTAGAAATAAGGTTCCATGACTTGGAGAACAGTTGGAATGATATACCATGTGGAGATCAAAACTTCTGGATCTGTGAAAAGAGGATAGCTTTATAA
- the LOC120566957 gene encoding zinc finger protein 501-like: MSSVECLREFVSERLTAAAEEIFGVLKKTIVKYEEEIDRQRRLLDIVWNPEIKLHRIELPQQHVCKEEEVLADQQQLCIQDMDSSLDQEDPESAQVKEEQELCTSEEGEQFVLKQETASFMLMPTYEESDHSEPDPKSDHQLLSLNSHVAESQDQEIDKPGDSGSTRNAESKQQIQNHESISHSNIVNIPNLSKIHGKTRTGKQSKCDTCGKVYKYKSELERHRRVHTGEKPCSCSTCGKAFRCQSHLTVHMRIHTGEKPFACTTCERTFRLSGHLKAHVRTHTGEKPYSCNVCGKRFIQMSALITHKRIHTDEKPFTCETCGKSFRHSSDLTVHMRIHTGEKPYTCKTCGRNFRHSSEMTSHMRRAHTDEKPYSCNTCGKRFNQNSVLKAHTRIHTGEKPFTCENM, translated from the exons ATGTCTTCAGTTGAGTGTTTGAGAGAATTTGTCAGCGAGCgactaactgctgctgctgaagaaatattcggtgttttaaaaaaaacaatcgtCAAGTACGAGGAAGAGATCGACCGTCAGCGCAGACTGCTGGATATCGTTTGGAACCCGGAAATAAAGTTACACAGGATAG AGCTCCCACAGCAACATGTCtgtaaggaggaggaggttctTGCTGACCAGCAGCAGCTCTGTATTCAGGATATGGACTCCAGTCTGGACCAGGAAGACCCCGAGTCTGCACAggttaaagaggaacaggaactCTGCACCAGTGAGGAGGGAGAGCAGTTTGTACTGAAGCAGGAGACCGCTAGCTTTATGTTGATGCCTACTTATGAGGAAAGTGACCACAGTGAACCAGATCCCAAAAGTGACCATCAGCTTCTTTCTCTCAACTCTCATGTAGCTGAGAGCCAAGATCAGGAAATAGACAAGCCTGGAGACTCAGGATCCACTAGAAATGCAGAGTCAAAACAACAAATTCAAAATCACGAAAGTATAAGTCACAGTAACATTGTAAACATCCCTAACTTGTCAAAGATTCACGGTAAAACTCGCACAGGTAAACAGTCAAAATGTGACACATGTGGGAAAGTTTACAAGTATAAGTCAGAACTGGAGAGACATCGGAGAGTCCATACAGGTGAGAAGCCATGTTCTTGCAGCACATGTGGAAAAGCTTTCCGATGTCAAAGTCACTTAACAGTCCatatgagaatccacacaggagaaaaaccgtTTGCATGCACAACATGTGAGAGAACTTTCAGACTTAGTGGTCACTTGAAAGCCCATGTGAGaacccacacaggtgagaagccatATTCTTGCAACGTTTGTGGGAAAAGATTCATTCAGATGTCAGCATTGATTACTCATAAAAGAATCCACACAGATGAGAAGCCATTCACTTGCGAAACGTGTGGGAAAAGTTTCAGACACAGTAGTGACTTGACAGtccacatgagaatccacacaggcgAGAAGCCATATACTTGTAAAACATGTGGAAGGAATTTTAGACACAGTAGTGAAATGACATCCCACATGAGAAGAGCACACACAGATGAGAAGCCATATTCCTGCAACACATGTGGGAAAAGATTCAATCAGAATTCAGTACTGAAAGCTCACACAagaatccacacaggtgagaagccatTTACCTGTGAAAACATGTAG
- the LOC120566968 gene encoding uncharacterized protein LOC120566968 → MLQAPQDQTASPVQLNITDELMDIYVNVEGPSGNPSKRKRETKMSENIYENVFFHTLGPNQTGTLSGAGDVKKSSCRAAAVCLGLLCLLLLAGLITVVCLWIVTVTSSNSEWEMEMVLLQTSYNNLTKERDQLQTSYNNQTKERDQLQTSYNNLTKERDQLQASYNNLTKERDQLQTSYNNLTKERDQLQTSYNNLTKERDQLQTSYNNLTKERDQLHQPD, encoded by the exons ATGCTTCAGGCACCACAGGACCAAACTGCATCGCCAGTACAGCTGAACATAACGGATGAACTGATGGATATCTATGTTAATGTAGAGGGACCATCAGGTAATCCCagcaagagaaagagggagacaaaaatgtcagaaaatatatatgaaaatgtgtttttccacACTCTTGGGCCAAACCAAACTGGAACACTCTCAG GTGCTGGAGATGTGAAGAAGAGTTCCTGCAGAGCTGCTGCAGTGTGTCTGGGTCTACTGTGTCTTCTCCTTCTAGCTGGACTCATAACTGTGGTTTGCCTAT ggATAGTCACAGTTACCAGCAGCAACTCTGAGTGGGAAATGGAGATGGTCCTGTTACAGACCagttacaacaacctgaccaaaGAAAGAGACCAGTTACAGACCAGTTACAACAACCAGACTAAGGAAAGAGACCAGTTACAGACCAGTTACAACAACCTGACTAAAGAAAGAGACCAGTTACAGGCCAGTTACAACAACCTGACTAAAGAAAGAGACCAGTTACAGACCAGTTACAACAACCTGACTAAGGAAAGAGACCAGTTACAGACCAGTTACAACAACCTGACTAAAGAAAGAGACCAGTTACAGACCAGTTACAACAACCTGACTAAGGAAAGAGACCAGTTACATCAACCTGACTAA